In a single window of the Microscilla marina ATCC 23134 genome:
- a CDS encoding ExbD/TolR family protein, whose protein sequence is MARRTPVEVNAGSMADIAFLLLIFFLVTTKIPNEKGLPILLPPKNTHQENVKVKQKNILTVLVNSNNQLLVEKEPLNIKDLRKTTIDFLENRGSNPQSSDSPQKAVVSIKTDRGTNYNTYMKVMNEVQAAYNTLRAKRMGISLQNYLALDKEKATKKMLDKYKEAKDEYPLRISEAEQSTAGQ, encoded by the coding sequence ATGGCAAGAAGAACCCCAGTAGAGGTAAATGCCGGCTCTATGGCTGACATTGCCTTTTTATTGCTGATTTTCTTTTTGGTAACCACTAAAATCCCTAATGAAAAAGGATTGCCTATTTTGTTACCACCAAAGAATACTCACCAAGAGAATGTAAAGGTAAAACAAAAAAATATTCTAACGGTATTGGTAAACTCTAACAATCAATTGTTAGTAGAAAAAGAGCCTTTGAACATCAAAGACTTGCGTAAAACCACCATTGATTTTTTGGAGAACAGAGGAAGCAATCCTCAATCTTCGGATAGCCCGCAAAAGGCAGTAGTATCTATCAAAACAGACAGAGGTACAAATTATAATACCTATATGAAAGTAATGAATGAGGTACAAGCGGCTTATAATACTTTGCGGGCAAAACGAATGGGTATTTCATTGCAAAACTACCTGGCACTAGATAAAGAGAAAGCAACTAAAAAAATGCTTGACAAGTACAAGGAAGCCAAAGACGAATACCCTTTAAGGATTTCAGAAGCAGAACAATCAACGGCAGGACAATGA
- the fabF gene encoding beta-ketoacyl-ACP synthase II — translation MNTFSKTIQLRRVVVTGMGALTPIGNNIEDYWQGLMSGKSGADKITRFDPSNFKTQFACEVKGFEPNDHFDRKEARKMDLFTQFAMVSVEEAIKNAQLNLDTIDTNEVGVIWASGIGGLNTLQEEIIGFADRDRQPKFNPFLVPKMIADIAAGMISIKYGFRGVNYCTVSACASSTNALIDAFNFIRLGQAKIIVTGGSEASVNATGVGGFSAMKALSSNNENPTSASRPFDANRDGFVLGEGAGALILEDLEHALARNAPIYAEVIGGGTAADAYHITATHPEGLGAQLAMQRAMADADIGLADIDYINAHATSTPVGDVGEMKAISELFTDHLNNLDVSATKSMTGHLLGAAGAIEAVASILSIKNNMIPPTVNLDNRDENIDARLQLTPNTAKAKNVNIAMSNTFGFGGHNAIGVFKKFEQ, via the coding sequence ATGAATACATTTAGCAAAACAATACAATTAAGAAGAGTGGTAGTCACTGGTATGGGTGCCCTCACTCCAATTGGTAACAATATAGAAGACTATTGGCAAGGGTTGATGAGTGGAAAAAGCGGTGCAGACAAAATCACTCGCTTTGACCCTTCTAATTTCAAAACCCAATTTGCCTGTGAAGTAAAGGGATTTGAGCCTAATGATCACTTTGACCGTAAAGAAGCCCGCAAGATGGACTTGTTTACCCAGTTTGCAATGGTGTCGGTAGAAGAAGCTATCAAAAACGCCCAACTAAACCTTGATACAATAGACACCAATGAAGTAGGTGTGATTTGGGCATCAGGTATTGGTGGTTTGAATACACTTCAAGAAGAAATCATAGGCTTTGCTGACCGTGATCGTCAGCCTAAGTTCAACCCGTTTTTAGTACCTAAAATGATTGCTGATATTGCCGCAGGTATGATTTCTATCAAGTATGGCTTTCGTGGTGTAAACTACTGCACTGTGTCAGCGTGTGCATCGAGCACTAACGCTTTAATAGATGCTTTTAATTTTATCCGTTTAGGGCAAGCCAAAATCATTGTAACGGGCGGTTCCGAAGCATCTGTAAATGCTACTGGGGTAGGGGGGTTTAGTGCAATGAAAGCTTTGTCTAGCAACAACGAAAATCCCACATCAGCTTCACGCCCATTTGACGCCAACCGTGATGGCTTTGTGTTGGGTGAAGGTGCTGGCGCACTTATTTTAGAAGATTTGGAGCATGCGCTCGCGCGAAACGCCCCCATTTATGCTGAAGTAATTGGAGGAGGAACCGCAGCTGATGCTTACCACATCACAGCGACTCACCCTGAAGGTTTGGGTGCTCAATTGGCCATGCAACGTGCCATGGCAGATGCTGACATTGGTTTGGCAGACATAGATTATATCAATGCACACGCAACGTCTACTCCAGTGGGCGATGTAGGTGAGATGAAAGCTATCTCAGAATTGTTTACTGACCACCTGAATAACCTGGATGTAAGTGCTACCAAATCTATGACGGGTCACTTGTTGGGAGCAGCTGGAGCTATTGAAGCAGTGGCAAGTATATTGAGTATAAAAAATAACATGATTCCTCCTACAGTTAACCTGGATAACCGAGACGAAAACATAGATGCTCGCCTTCAGCTGACGCCTAATACAGCAAAAGCCAAGAATGTAAACATTGCTATGAGCAATACATTTGGTTTTGGGGGTCACAATGCTATTGGTGTATTCAAGAAATTTGAACAATAG
- a CDS encoding TetR/AcrR family transcriptional regulator, which produces MKKSEKTKRTIIEKSARLFNQKGYAGTSIQDIIKVTGMSKGSIYGNNFHNKDEIALAVFSYNVNLLFADLWAMVAEQTSARAKLMTFCEFHRQNYQTVLDYGGCPMLNVAIDSDDTHPMLNQQVALSFKKWETKLTDIIVLGIRQKEFKPETDAFHFAGLSISLIEGSIMLAKTHKDPKYILNALVHIEHLIDTLDINH; this is translated from the coding sequence ATGAAAAAATCAGAAAAGACCAAAAGAACTATCATAGAAAAGTCAGCACGCTTGTTTAACCAAAAAGGTTATGCAGGTACCTCTATCCAAGATATTATTAAAGTAACTGGGATGAGCAAGGGGAGCATTTATGGCAATAATTTTCATAATAAGGATGAAATTGCCCTGGCAGTGTTTTCTTATAATGTAAACTTGCTCTTTGCCGATTTATGGGCAATGGTTGCCGAGCAAACATCAGCGCGGGCAAAACTGATGACTTTTTGCGAGTTTCATCGTCAAAATTATCAAACAGTGCTCGATTATGGGGGGTGCCCTATGCTCAATGTGGCTATAGACTCTGACGACACTCACCCGATGCTCAACCAACAGGTAGCTTTATCATTTAAAAAATGGGAAACAAAGCTAACAGATATTATCGTGCTGGGTATTCGGCAAAAAGAGTTTAAACCTGAGACTGATGCATTTCATTTTGCGGGATTAAGTATTTCTTTGATAGAAGGGAGTATTATGCTGGCAAAAACCCACAAAGACCCCAAGTATATTTTAAATGCTTTGGTTCATATAGAACATTTAATAGATACATTAGACATAAATCATTAA
- a CDS encoding class II aldolase/adducin family protein: MTNKALTKDQSKITDNVPRPPQYDTPQKQRNYLKRQLAAAFRLFAKFGFDEGVAGHITARDPEYTNHFWVNPFGLDFSLIKVSDLVLCNDKGEVVEGKHPMINRAAFAIHSCIHKARPKVIAAAHTHSMYGKAWSTLGRKLSPITQDACAFYQDHELFDDYNGVVNELEEGTRIAQALGQYKAVILQNHGLLTVGNTVEAAAWWFITMERSCQAQLLAESVGKPVMISHEVASKTQAELGSPLAGWFQFQPLWQRITKEQPDLLD, encoded by the coding sequence ATGACTAACAAAGCACTTACTAAAGACCAAAGTAAAATAACTGACAATGTGCCACGACCACCTCAGTATGATACTCCCCAAAAACAAAGGAATTATCTAAAGAGGCAATTAGCCGCAGCCTTTAGATTGTTCGCTAAATTTGGTTTCGACGAGGGAGTTGCTGGACATATCACTGCTCGTGACCCAGAATATACCAATCATTTTTGGGTAAACCCTTTTGGGTTAGATTTTAGTTTAATCAAGGTCTCTGACCTGGTATTATGTAATGACAAAGGAGAAGTAGTAGAAGGCAAACATCCTATGATCAATCGCGCCGCTTTTGCTATTCACTCTTGTATACATAAAGCACGTCCCAAAGTAATAGCTGCTGCCCATACCCACTCTATGTATGGCAAAGCCTGGTCTACTTTAGGGCGTAAACTTTCTCCTATTACCCAAGATGCCTGTGCTTTTTACCAAGACCATGAGTTGTTTGACGATTATAACGGGGTAGTAAATGAACTAGAAGAAGGCACTCGGATTGCCCAAGCATTGGGGCAATACAAGGCGGTTATTTTGCAAAATCACGGCTTGCTTACAGTAGGCAATACTGTAGAAGCTGCCGCCTGGTGGTTTATCACGATGGAACGCAGTTGTCAGGCACAACTCTTAGCCGAGTCGGTGGGCAAACCCGTGATGATTTCGCATGAGGTGGCAAGCAAAACTCAAGCAGAGCTTGGTTCACCTCTGGCGGGCTGGTTTCAGTTCCAACCACTTTGGCAACGCATTACCAAAGAGCAACCCGATTTGCTGGATTAG
- a CDS encoding FtsK/SpoIIIE domain-containing protein codes for MALQIQANARKTLRKVSLYIKEQLGMTSLYDVVIWKLAFFISIKSKNTQFEEDEKIDRSIRVITDYTSLFNNTEKYLIINLLSIVHQRKVDINSEEPMRLVEKHCRQGFKILEEKFAGTDVDVVNFFLNEIPNIAADAPAEDLDNLEELIVKVKDKLSEKLHEAFIETKIAVKYLGYRDFQRISKYYFEVRDLNHNREIVDEITKSNLELQTGLHNKLYLANSSRERTFSVNVIKDEIPPFYVEEYLFETNDRDYSLMIGLDDEDRVFTTTLESLPHLLIGGTTGSGKSVFLKNLVYQLSKKYLNLVLVDPKGGTTFGGYEDKERCMLIKNTKDADAIMSDLVEEMDERYQKKKLDLEMPIVVVIDELADLLGQNKGLEALLIRLAQKGREAHIHLILATQRPDAKILEGLLRTNLPSRIAFKVQNQNESRIILGDMGAETLQNKGEMLFNNQKFTKRLQGFYIE; via the coding sequence ATGGCTCTACAAATACAAGCAAACGCTAGAAAAACGCTCCGAAAAGTGAGCTTATATATCAAAGAACAATTAGGAATGACCTCTTTGTATGATGTGGTGATTTGGAAATTGGCTTTCTTCATTTCCATTAAATCTAAAAACACCCAATTTGAAGAAGACGAGAAAATTGACCGAAGCATTCGGGTAATTACCGATTATACCAGTTTGTTTAATAACACTGAAAAATACTTAATCATCAACTTGTTGTCTATTGTACACCAACGCAAGGTTGACATCAATAGCGAAGAACCTATGCGCCTGGTAGAAAAGCATTGTCGCCAGGGTTTTAAAATTTTAGAAGAAAAGTTTGCGGGCACCGATGTAGATGTAGTTAACTTTTTTTTGAACGAAATACCCAACATAGCTGCCGATGCTCCTGCCGAAGATTTGGATAATTTGGAAGAATTGATTGTAAAAGTAAAAGATAAACTTTCGGAAAAACTGCATGAGGCATTTATAGAAACCAAAATTGCGGTGAAGTACTTGGGCTATCGTGATTTTCAGCGAATTTCTAAATACTATTTTGAGGTAAGGGACTTGAACCATAACCGCGAAATTGTAGATGAAATTACTAAAAGTAACCTGGAGCTTCAAACTGGGCTACATAATAAGCTTTACCTTGCCAATTCTTCACGGGAACGTACATTTAGTGTAAATGTAATAAAAGATGAAATCCCTCCTTTTTATGTGGAGGAGTACTTGTTTGAAACCAATGATCGAGATTATTCTTTAATGATTGGACTAGATGATGAAGATCGGGTATTTACCACTACATTAGAATCACTGCCTCACTTGCTGATAGGTGGAACTACTGGTAGTGGCAAAAGCGTATTTTTGAAAAACCTGGTGTATCAACTTAGTAAAAAGTACTTGAACTTGGTATTGGTTGACCCAAAGGGAGGGACTACTTTTGGCGGTTATGAAGACAAAGAACGCTGCATGTTGATAAAAAATACCAAAGATGCCGATGCCATCATGAGCGATTTGGTAGAAGAAATGGATGAACGCTACCAAAAGAAAAAGCTGGATTTAGAAATGCCTATAGTGGTGGTAATAGATGAACTGGCTGATTTGCTGGGGCAAAACAAAGGTTTAGAGGCTTTGCTTATTCGGTTAGCCCAAAAAGGGCGTGAAGCACACATTCACTTGATTTTAGCCACTCAACGACCTGACGCTAAAATACTTGAAGGGTTATTACGCACCAATTTACCTTCCCGGATTGCATTTAAGGTTCAAAACCAAAACGAAAGTCGAATTATTTTAGGCGACATGGGTGCCGAAACACTACAAAACAAAGGCGAAATGCTTTTTAACAATCAAAAATTCACCAAACGGCTTCAAGGTTTTTACATTGAATAA